Part of the Lolium rigidum isolate FL_2022 chromosome 6, APGP_CSIRO_Lrig_0.1, whole genome shotgun sequence genome, GGCCTCCTGCCTGTAAATACATATCCTGGCTAACGGATAATTAAAGGCACAACAGGTTGACCACAAAAAAGGTTAAAACTGTGAGTTGCTCATTATGAAGCATTCTCCTTCGCAATCTTCTCTGCTTTGGCAATGACCTCCTCTATTCCTCCAACCATATAGAAGGCCTGCTCTGAAAGGTCATCGTATTTCCCATCCAGCACACCCTGTGACATGTCAAGAAGATTCATATTGGGTCAACGATAGTAATAGGCATACATGGATGTTGCAAGATGCAGACCAAAAAAGAGGGAATTGACAAAATATTGCTGCATATTGCAAGATGCGCCACAAGAAGCGAACAGAGCAAAGCATACACTGTTTCAAAACGATGTATTGGATACTGCTAAACATCCACCAGCAAACAGAGCAAAGCATACATTGTTCAAACCAATGTATTGGATACTGCTAAACATCCACCAGTGCGGTAGTAGTAGGTGCATAATCAAATTGATGAAAATATTTTTAAGTAGAAGGTGGTCAAAAGAGGGAAACAAAAACCACTTCTATAAACATAGCACTTCTGAAGTTTAATAAACATACAAACATAGTTATTTCTGATGGCTATCTTAAACTAGAACCAGTAAATGAACCGgacagaaaacctatcaactacattTGCAGCCACATTTCCAACAAAAAATCCACAAATCAAACTTTCCACAAAGCAACATTCTTAGCTATAAATGCACTTTGGGGTATAAGAAAATAATGAAACACAGATATGAGGCATCATGTGCAGTGTGTGTGTGCCCGTTTTGTCACAAGCGAACAATCATGACAACAAACACAAATAGCATAAGCACATATCTAGAGAAACTAGAATATCTTAAGAATTCATGTCACTGCTACCTAACCCCAAGTCCACAACAGTGGAAAAACTACTTAAACTGATGTGGAACTTGACCGTATATAAGTACTTGGAGCAAACAACTACTCAACCATAAAAAGATGCCAGAgttttgtctaaattcggatgtatctatgcactaaagtgtctagatacatctaaatttagacaaacttgcgacatccttttatggacagaggtactaTAATTTTGGAAGAAACACAAATGCAGTAAACCAACTGGAAAAGAGGGGGAAAgaagggaggggggggggggtaattACCTGGAAACTTTGAACACCCTCCTTCAGCTCAACATACTTTCCAGGTGCACCTGTGAAAACTTCAGCAACATGGAAAGGCTGGCTAAGGAACCGCTGAATTTTCCTAGCGCGAGCGACTGTTAACTTGTCATCCTCACTGAGCTCATCCATTCCCAAAATGGCAATAATATCTTGAAGATTCTTGTAATTCTGAAGAACCTTCTGAACACCACGGGCAGTGTTGTAGTGCTCCACACCAAGAACATGGGGAGACAACATTCTGGATGTGGAGTCCAAAGGATCAACAGCAGGATAAATACCGAGCTCAGAGATCTGCCCATACAGCACAAACCAAGTCAAATCCATAACAACCAAATTTCAATCGATTCAAATTATACCTAGATATTAGGTGTGCATACCTGTCGTGAGAGCACAGTAGTTGCATCAAGATGGGCAAAAGTAGTTGCAGGGGCAGGATCTGTCAAGTCATCAGCGGGTACATAAATAGCTTGCACGGATGTAATAGAACCCTTCTTTGTGGTGGTAATCCGCTCCTGTAGTCCTCCCAGATCAGTAGCAAGGGTTGGTTGGTATCCCACAGCAGATGGAATACGCCCAAGCAGAGCAGACACCTCAGAGTTTGCCTGAAATAGAAGAATCAGACGTACAGGTTTTTAGGCATATATTATACAATATCAAATGTTTCTGCTGATTAGAATACAATTAGAGCAGAAAGCTCAACATATATTTGGCCAGTGTCAATTGTGCAACAGCTACCAAAGCTATCATTGCTGGTAAATGCCAGACATGAAATCGCATAAGGGTGTGAACTTTTGAGCTTACCTGAGTGAAACGGAAAATGTTATCAATGAAGAGAAGCACATCCTGTCCTTCGGCATCACGGAAATGCTCAGCAACAGTCAAACCAGTGAGTCCAACACGAGCACGGGCACCAGGGGGCTCATTCATTTGCCCGTAGACAAGAGCACACTTGCTCTCACTCTGCAGCAAAAACTGCCATGTAAGGGAAATTCACCAAAACATAGGAATTGCAATTAAATATTGGAAATGCATGTATCACTTACCTGCTTGTCATCAAGCTTAATAACACCACTCTCAATCATTTCCCTGTACAAGTCATTACCCTCACGAGTACGTTCTCCGACACCAGCAAAGACGGAGAAACCACCTTGAATAAACAATagaaaaaaaataagccaaataaaGCACACCAAACACCTTTGCATGACCATCAAGCTCTGTAACGATACTAACCATGAGCCTTGGCAACGTTGTTGATCAATTCCATAATAAGGACAGTTTTGCCCACACCTGCACCACCGAAGAGACCAATTTTACCACCTCTTTGATAGGGTGCAAGTAGATCGACAACCTAGTGAGAGTAAAATAATTGCATCATTAGACAAAATATTTGCAAAGATAGGAAGGACACTAGCCAAATTTAAAGATTCCTAACTAATCAAATGTCTTGAGTGTTAGGAAAAACACTTAAGAAGGGCACCTTAATTCCAGTAACAAGGATTTGTTGCTCAGTAGCTTGCTCGACGAAAGCGGGGGCTTCACGATGGATAGGTAGGTAATGGTTTGTCTCTGCAGTAGAGTAATGAGTAAGTTAAATCCATAAACGAGTATCGATTCGAGTTTTGTAATATTTATGTTCAACAGCCTTACTTATATCTCCCTTATGATCGATCGGCTCACCAATAACATTGATAATACGCCCAAGAGTCGCCCTACCAACAGGGACCTACAAAAGTGCACATGAAAAATGCATCAGTAAAAGCGAAAAATTATTCTCAGGGATAGTGATACTCCTTCCAGTTTACAATATAAGTATAGTTAGGAGATTGACATGGTCCTTAATGTAACACTTTGAACAAGAAAAATTCTGGCAAAATGTGATTTGAaactaaaataataaaatattatGAAAATCCATTTCCATGTTTTACTGATGTCATTTTCATAAGGTCTCTCTGCAGCACAATATTATAATTTTGGGAAATGTTTGGTTCTCTGGACCTGCCGATTTGTACTTAGTGGGAACCAGTAACATAACTATCTAATAATAAATATTTTCCTCTTCAGGTGATAAGAATAGACTAAAATACGAGTTTACAAAAAATAATGTCAAAGATGGCAATATCATGACAGGCATGATGTGCAGAGTCAACATTTTGCATTTGTCTCCTTACTAATGATGATCAGCGACGAATCAGTATGTTGTGGCCATCCTTAAACTACAACCATGGATTTACTTAGCATTTGTCCCCTTACCGATGATCAGCACTAAATTGGTATGGTGTCAATTTATTCACAAACTACAGCAATGGATTTACCAAGTAAAGATTCCCCTGTCAATACACAGATCCCAACATACAAACGAAATCCAACACCCAGCGATTGGCCATTTCATCAGATAAGAATTAGATCCAAATGAAACATCCTAAACACACGATCGAGGTAAAGGAACAGGAGTGGCGGCATTACAGTGATGGGAGAGCCGGTGTTGAGAACGCGCTGGCCGCGGACAAGGCCTTCGGTTCCGTCCATGGCGATGGTGCGAACCACGTTCTCCCCGAGATGCTGCGCCACCTCGAGCACGAGGCGGATGCTGTTGTCGAGCACCTCGAGCGCCGTGAGGATCGGGGGCAGGCCCTCGTCGAACCGCACGTCCACCACGGCGCCAATCACCTGGCAGACCTGGCCCACCGCGCCGGCGCCGGTGAACTCGTCGGTGATCTTGCTGCCGGTGGTCTTACCGGAGGTGGGGGGCGGCGTGGCGGGAGCGGCTTGCGCCGCGGCGGAGGACGCGTAGGCGGCGGCGCGGTTGAGGAGGAAGCCGGCGGGGGACGGGCGATGGAGCGGGAGCGGCGCGCGGGGGCACGGCGACGGGGAGGCGGCGCGGATGCGGTGGGCGGTGCGGAGGGCGGACGAGATGGCCCGGCGAGACGCCATGGCCATGACGGGCAGGCCGCCGGCGGCGGGGATTTGGATCTAGGTTTTGCGAAATGGAGCGCGGGCGGGGTGGGGGGGAGTGGCGGCTCCGCAGTACGGGAAAGGGTGGTAGGGGTTTGGGGATCGGGGGGGTGCAGAATTAGGAGAGGCGGGGGAGGGTGGAGCAGGAGGGATTCGCGGATGGACTTGGTCCTGTGTAGACCCAGATTAGTGGAGCCTGCTTGCTCATGTGTCCCACTTTTAGTACTACCCTCCGTCCCACTAAAAATGTctcattttttcaaaatttatatTTATCTATACACTGTCTAGAAGGttaatacatccaaattttaataaatttgtGACACTTttagtgggacggagggagtacaacggTTTGTTGATGTATCATCAATTCATCTCGACGCATGCCAAATAGAATTTATCTTATTCAACCGTTTCATCTCGTGTTTTCCCCTACCAGAATATATTAGGCATTGCCACGTTCATATAATTTCTTGTGAGAAATAGTACCTTTTGTCAAAATCCGCTATTGTCGATCCATGTAAAAGTCGAAAAGATTGTCGCCGCGCGTCTACTCTCACATGTGTGTGTATTATCCCTTTCACGGTTACATCCCACGCGCCCACCACGTGTTCTACCTTATCCCCCAGGTGAGAAATAATCTTAGGGTTTGCGAGTGCGGGTTGTTGTGACTTAGGGGGTGGATGGGTGTGCAGGTCACTAGCGTTGGAGAAGAGGTGGGGAGGCTTAGAGTAATGGTCGGAATCAATAATGGACCGATGGAGGAGGAGCTCCAGGTGAGGGGTGCGGCAGCGCATCGACTGTGGGAGATGCTAGGCGGTGGTTCAACTGGTAGTGGTTGTAGGTCGGAGCGGCTCGTTGGATGTAGGGAAGAAGGGGATGGTGGGGCGGGGTATGGTAGAGGAGGTCGTTATATATGAGAGGGGTTGGAAGGCGCATTGTAATGATCCAAACCCTaatcttagtttttttttgtcaACTTTACCGTATGGGAATCCCCTACGGTGTAGATTTTATATATTAAAAGAGGTAAcaaactgatgtgggcattacccttcgggtaactagtattgcgctacctcctacggcccaaccaggggcccatgaagatctcatccaccgaccaaggtgggccgttatgtcggttcccatgaaggattcttgaaggacaaggcaagaagacgaagaaacaaggaaagtttagatgcaACACTCTTTATaatctagtcgtacccggacagacctctcgagaccttgctcccaatataagggccaggagaggggctgccgagggacacacaatcaatctagcCATAACCACCGTAAGTCGAGAGTTAGGTCATACACAATCTTAGCTTTTCGTCGAGTCCTTAGTctaagccttcggctaccccattgtaacccgatattctcaataatcaagatcagacaagcatgaagtaagggttttacctcgacgagggccccgaacctgggtaaatctctctccccgtttgtttggtatccgttgTCTCGTGTtaccctgcaggattccgtcaaccctaagcccctcaaggtgggaattgccgaggagtacccttgacaattggcgccgtctgtgggaaacttgTCGGTACAAGGCACATCATCGGCAGCTCCGGTCACATCAGCAGCGTTTGTGCTGACTTCACCAACACCTTCAAGTCCAACAAACTCGGTTCATTGTGGTTCCTTTGAATATGCACCGTGTGTTGAGGCCTCGCATCCGATCTCTTCAGAATTACGCGGAGATATGGATACAACCTTCGGAGgagttcacttcatcatcgactccaaaGGATTTCTCTGGCTTCCCAGTTCAAACGCGTCAAGCCTAAGGACTTCGGCTCCAGAAACCATCGGTCCACTGACAGCTTCAGTAGGTTCACACAGAAACAGTGGTGAAAGCAGAAGTCGCTTCGGTAGCAGAGAGGAGCAACGGAAGAGGCGAAGGAATCTGCaccgtgaggaagaagaacgagccGCAAGCCGCCCTCGGCAGTGCGAGAAAGGATGCTACAATACGCAATACAGCAAGAACCATCTTCGAACGCTTTATCTATCGGCTACAGAACAGCTTGACGCGCCATGTTATATGCACTCTTATATCGACCCGAAAGATGGCGTCGAGAAGGTCACTCATTTACTCAGAGATTGTTGGCCATTTATCGACATTCAACAATTCTGTGATGAGTTAAGAGCCAAATCAGAGGCAAGAGCTCGTTCGGCAGAAAAAAGAATGGTAGCTTACAGCTACCCGCAACAGTATACACCAGGCGAAGATATCTACATACCAACTGAAGTTTGCCCTGCATCTCGAGGTCAAGTGAACATGATTCATAAGACCAGCTTTTTGAAGAGAGAAGCCAAGAAGTTTTCATGAGAGATAAAAATTGCGGAGGTAGCTATGGCTGAGGTACCCGATTACATCCATTGGTCCGATCAGAACATCATGTTTAGCAAAGCAGACCACCCGACAACCGTTCCTAGGCCCGGTCACGCTGCCCTAGTTCTTGAAGCGCAGATTGGaggatacaacatgagcaaggtgttcatggatggaggaagcggcctaAATCTTTTATTCGCAAGCACGATGAAGGCAATGGGATTATCAGTCGACATGCTGAAAGAATCATACTCAGCCACCTGCTGATAATTGAAATACTAGACCCGACGAGTTCGACGTCAcgaaggaagcaaagaagcatcaagtgcacccctctgacccgaagaagacggtcaacATATCGGCAAACCTTATTACCGCATAGGAAAGTgcaatcatcgagttcctccgtgagcgctggaaaatatttgcatgggaaccatctgacatgccaggtatccccagggaactcgttgagaacgcccttaatgttgaccccaaGGCCAAACCGGTACAATAAACATTGCGTCGTTTTtcagaaccaaaaagaaaagccaTCGGGGAAGAAGTCAATCGGCtccgaaaagctggttttattcgagagctcaaggaagccgagtgggtagccaatccattcatggtgccaaaaaaggaTACAAtggctcttcgcatgtgtatggACTACAcaagtctcaacaaacattgcccgaaggaccaCTTCATGTTTCCTCGCATTGATCAAATAGGCGATTCTACGGCAGGCTGCAATCGCCTCTCTTTCCTCGACGCTTATTCAGGgtacaatcagatcaagctcaagaaggaaGATCAGGAATTAACTGCATTCATAACCCCACATGGTGTttactgctacaacgtcatgatcTTTGGATTAAAGAACGCAGGTGTAACCTATCAGCAGTGCACGCAAGCTTGCCTCGGAGAGCAGATTGGTCGTAATATCGAGGTTTACATTGATGACATCGTCGTCAAAACCAGAAACGCGACCACACTTATTGATGATTTAAGGGAAACTTTCAACAATCTTGACAGATAGaaaatcaagctgaatccgaagaagtgttttTTCGGGGTGCTAGGAGGCCAAGTATTTGGGTACTTTATTTCAGCAAGAGGAATAGAAGCAAACCCCTTAAAGATTAGAGTTGTTCTTGATATGGAGCCACCCAGAAGTCTACaacaagtgcagcagttggcaggacgaTTGGCTGCTTTTAGTAGGTTCATTGCAAaactaggagaaaaggccttgccattcTACCAACTgattaaaaaatctgaaaaattcgagtggacggcATAAGCGCAAGATGCATTCAACCATTGAAAAAGGTCTTGTCGACCTCTCCATTTCTTGTAACACCAAGGGATAAGGAGCCAATGCTACTTTATATAGATGCAACTGTTCAAGTCGTCAGCTCCGTCCTCgttgtcgaacgagaagaagaaggaagagtacATGGCGTGCAACGCCCCATTTATTACCACAGTGAGGTGCTCACACCTGCGAAGAAGCGATATCCTcacatcagaagctggcatatgcagtatggagggCAGCACGGAAATTACGGTATTACTTTGCAGAACATCCAATTGTCGTCGTCTCAGAAGCCCTATTGAAAAACATACTCACCAATCCAGAAGCGACAGGCAGggtatctcaatgggctatcgagttaGCACCGCACGATATTACTTACGTTAATCGAACAGCAATCAAATCCCAGATCCttcctgatttcttggttgattggatcCAGTCGCAAATCCCAGCAGCACCCGATATGTCGGGCTGGACAATGTACATTGACGGGTCTAAGCGCAGTTCAGGTGCAGGAGCGGGAGTAGTGCTAATCTCTCCACAAAGAGACAAAATGAGATATGTTCTAAGGATGACTTTTTCGTTAccaacaaataatgaagcagagtaCGAAGCATTATTACACGGTATGCGTATGGCCAAGGCATGCGGAGCTAATCGTTTGGATATTTACGGACATTCGAACCTCGTAGTACAACAATCGATGAATCTGTGTGATGCTATTAGCGACAACACGATAGCCTATCGACAGATGTACCAGTCaatggaagctaaattcgaaggtTGTGAGTTAAAACATATCGGCAAGGCCAGCAACGAGGAAGTCAATGCTCTTGCTAATATCGGTTCCACATGCTCTCCTATACCAGATGGAGTCTTCTATGAAGTTATCACTCAAAGGTGTATCAAAGTAAAAAACCTCGGCAGCTCCGAAAGTATCGGCTACTGACACGGGGGCTACGCCCCAAGAAACTGCCGAAGACATCATTATTGGAGCCAATCAGCAAGTCCTTCTCCTTGAGCCTTTGTGGACTGAACCTTTCTTGGCATACTTGATGGAACAAAGGTTACCGGAtgatccagtagaagcaaaacTCATCGTGCGATGATCTAAAGCATATACTGTGGTCGATGGCGACctctacaaacgaagtatctCTGGCATCTTTCAGTGATGCATCGCCATCGATGACGGAAAAGCTCTATTGCGTGAAATACACGAATGGAGGCCATCATGCTAGTAGCAGGGCACTTGTAGCCAAAgctttcagagcagggttttattggccaacagcgGCAGCCGATGCAAGGGACTTAGTTAAGAAGTGCGATTCCTGTCAACGTTTTGTACCAAAACCTCATGCACCCGCCACTGATTTGATGACAATACCTTTGGCCTGGCCTTTTGCACAATGGGGGCTTGATCAAGTTGGTTTGTTGCCAAGATCATCACATGGTGGTCATACTTATCTATTGGtggcagtcgacaaattcaccaaatggatcaAGGCTATACCAGTCACCAATCAGATAGCCAAAACCTCTCTcaaattcttcaaaggaataacttgtcATTTTGGTGTACCTCATAACATCATTACAGACAACGGAACTAATTTTGATTCTAAGAAATTCCACCAATTCTGTGATAGAAATGGTATCAAGCTCAAATTTTCTTCGGTTGCACATCCTTAGACCAATAGACAAGTGGAAAGGATTAATGGCCTAATATGCGACGGTATCAAAAAGCGCCTCACGGGTGCAGCTGAAGCCTGGGTCGAAGAACTGCCGTCGGTACTCTGGAGTTTGCGGACTACGCCAAATAGGTCTACGCAATATACGCCGTTCTTCCTCGTCTACGGATCCGAAACAGTTTTGCCAGCCGACGTTTGCTTTGAAGCACCACGGGTGGCTGCGTATACAGAGATAGCTTCTGTTCATGCATTACAAAATGTTGTAGATCTTCTTGATGAGGCTCGAGACATCGCCCTAGCCAGAACAACAGTATATCAGCAAGCAATACGGAACTATCATAGTCGAAGAGTCCGCACTCGAGGATTTAGCGTTGGTGATTTAGTACTACGGCTGAAGCAAGAAAGATCCTTGAAActggaatccccatgggaaggaccgttcATCATCACCGAAGTAATACCAGGTGGAGCTTATCTCCTTAAGAACCCTGCTTCGGGCAAACGTGTTGAGAATCCTTGGAACGTTGCACACTTGCGACGATTTTATGCATAGAATTCAATCGTTGTCTTCACTACATGGAGGCTTATTAGCGTGATACATATTATGAATAAAACTTCTGGTTCAGTCTACATTATCCTTCATTTGAACAAATGCTTGGATTTCTCATTGACTACTAATCCCTTCGGGAACTTCGGCTAAACTACGCGTCCAAAGCCTATccgataatactcgggggctgcaaggAAT contains:
- the LOC124659920 gene encoding ATP synthase subunit beta, mitochondrial, giving the protein MAMASRRAISSALRTAHRIRAASPSPCPRAPLPLHRPSPAGFLLNRAAAYASSAAAQAAPATPPPTSGKTTGSKITDEFTGAGAVGQVCQVIGAVVDVRFDEGLPPILTALEVLDNSIRLVLEVAQHLGENVVRTIAMDGTEGLVRGQRVLNTGSPITVPVGRATLGRIINVIGEPIDHKGDIKTNHYLPIHREAPAFVEQATEQQILVTGIKVVDLLAPYQRGGKIGLFGGAGVGKTVLIMELINNVAKAHGGFSVFAGVGERTREGNDLYREMIESGVIKLDDKQSESKCALVYGQMNEPPGARARVGLTGLTVAEHFRDAEGQDVLLFIDNIFRFTQANSEVSALLGRIPSAVGYQPTLATDLGGLQERITTTKKGSITSVQAIYVPADDLTDPAPATTFAHLDATTVLSRQISELGIYPAVDPLDSTSRMLSPHVLGVEHYNTARGVQKVLQNYKNLQDIIAILGMDELSEDDKLTVARARKIQRFLSQPFHVAEVFTGAPGKYVELKEGVQSFQGVLDGKYDDLSEQAFYMVGGIEEVIAKAEKIAKENAS